The Priestia koreensis genome window below encodes:
- a CDS encoding Mov34/MPN/PAD-1 family protein gives MNNLTFQDSKALYKVTISKKLIKYIQKLCHQSSPNETGGILIGYYTDKFNLAIITKVLSAPSDSRSGPTWFYRGTSGIKKNLDTLWKRKKQFYIGEWHYHPNSSSNLSYQDIKQMKSIANSHSYNCPEPILLIVGGNDLKWEESIYIFPKGKEYIYLR, from the coding sequence ATGAATAATTTAACCTTTCAAGATTCTAAAGCTTTGTACAAAGTTACTATATCTAAAAAGTTAATTAAGTACATCCAAAAGTTATGTCATCAGTCTTCACCCAATGAGACTGGTGGTATCCTCATTGGATATTATACAGACAAGTTTAATCTAGCGATTATCACTAAAGTATTAAGCGCACCATCTGATTCAAGAAGTGGACCTACATGGTTTTATAGAGGTACTTCTGGAATTAAAAAAAATTTAGATACATTATGGAAACGCAAAAAACAATTTTATATTGGAGAGTGGCATTATCATCCAAATAGTAGTTCAAATCTAAGTTATCAAGATATTAAACAAATGAAATCTATTGCTAATTCTCATTCTTATAATTGTCCAGAACCAATCTTACTAATAGTGGGAGGAAATGATTTAAAGTGGGAGGAAAGTATTTATATTTTTCCTAAAGGTAAAGAATATATTTACTTAAGATAG
- a CDS encoding ThiF family adenylyltransferase, with product MFSIKETLNRTKLKEKKGMTTKLSHYVNERGKINWMHSFNWSKESVMSRGILPKSLCNSKIIQIGAGSLGASVGELLIRGGIEKLGIMDFDLLEMGNITRHTLLIDDINKDKAQSLADRLNRASLHSKVTALKGDIKYNLTNNSKDLERYNVVLDCTGEDDVLNELEDYTWSKPKRFVSISLGFGGKRLFFFSTTAFSFPNQTFKKLVLPWLIKEQTYYQDYSLPREGLGCWHPLFPARVDDIWMMAATAVKNLESIFQEQDISVFKVYEQKIVDGVFSGLELIEEVKFNE from the coding sequence TTGTTTAGTATTAAAGAAACTCTTAATAGAACTAAATTAAAAGAAAAAAAAGGTATGACGACAAAATTAAGTCATTATGTAAATGAACGTGGAAAAATTAATTGGATGCATTCTTTTAATTGGTCAAAAGAGTCAGTAATGAGTAGAGGGATCTTACCTAAATCTTTATGCAACTCAAAAATAATTCAGATAGGAGCAGGCTCTCTAGGAGCCTCTGTAGGAGAATTATTAATAAGAGGGGGTATTGAAAAATTAGGTATTATGGACTTCGATTTATTAGAAATGGGCAATATCACTAGACACACGCTTTTAATTGACGACATCAATAAAGATAAAGCACAATCATTGGCTGATAGGCTTAATCGTGCATCATTGCATAGCAAAGTAACGGCACTTAAAGGCGACATTAAATACAATTTAACTAATAATAGCAAAGATCTAGAGAGATATAATGTGGTCCTAGACTGCACAGGTGAAGATGATGTCTTAAATGAACTAGAAGACTATACTTGGTCCAAACCGAAAAGGTTCGTATCCATTTCTTTAGGATTTGGGGGTAAACGATTATTCTTTTTTAGTACTACTGCTTTTAGTTTCCCAAACCAAACTTTTAAAAAATTGGTTCTTCCTTGGTTAATAAAAGAGCAAACATATTATCAAGATTATTCATTACCTAGAGAAGGATTGGGGTGTTGGCACCCCTTGTTTCCGGCTAGAGTTGATGATATATGGATGATGGCAGCAACTGCCGTAAAGAATCTTGAGAGCATTTTTCAAGAACAAGATATTTCCGTATTCAAAGTTTATGAACAGAAGATAGTTGATGGGGTCTTTTCAGGCTTAGAACTAATTGAAGAAGTGAAATTTAATGAATAA
- a CDS encoding SMODS domain-containing nucleotidyltransferase, whose product MEVKSYFSDFLKNIRLTSNQTNDLKQGHKTLRKRLLADENISPHIITTFLQGSYRRATAVRPKNNNKSDVDVIVVTNLDSEQYTPQQALDLFIPFLKKHYDKKWKMQGRSIGIELSYVELDLVITSAPSEVQTELLKSESVSIDYSLEELHHWTLTKSWSFSNEDSKEEAAWKSEPLLIPDREVNEWQKTDPLAQIMWTWDKNATCNSHYVNVVKALKWWKKLNPDPKYPKGYPLEHFIGNCCPDGITSVAEGVTLTLENIVSDYPSKPVLADHGVPEHDVFKRITDEEYKDFYSLVSDAALLAREALDCKDKVASINLWRDLFGPKFPEPPSYVNETQNSSFTKREAPTSHVSGGRFG is encoded by the coding sequence ATGGAAGTTAAATCTTATTTTTCGGATTTTTTAAAGAATATTAGGCTAACATCAAATCAGACTAATGATTTAAAACAAGGCCATAAAACTTTAAGAAAAAGGTTGCTAGCAGATGAGAACATTTCGCCCCATATTATAACCACCTTTTTACAAGGAAGTTATCGTAGAGCTACTGCTGTAAGGCCAAAAAATAACAATAAATCTGATGTTGATGTAATTGTTGTGACCAACTTAGACTCAGAACAATATACACCTCAACAGGCTTTAGATTTATTCATTCCATTTTTAAAAAAGCATTACGATAAAAAATGGAAGATGCAGGGGAGATCCATTGGCATTGAACTGAGCTATGTTGAATTAGATTTAGTTATAACATCAGCCCCATCAGAGGTACAAACAGAACTCTTAAAATCTGAAAGTGTATCTATAGATTATTCTTTGGAAGAATTACATCACTGGACACTTACAAAGTCTTGGAGTTTTTCTAATGAAGATTCAAAAGAAGAGGCGGCATGGAAAAGTGAACCACTCTTAATACCTGATCGTGAAGTTAATGAATGGCAAAAAACAGACCCTTTAGCACAAATTATGTGGACTTGGGATAAAAATGCTACTTGTAATAGTCATTATGTTAATGTGGTTAAAGCATTAAAATGGTGGAAAAAATTAAACCCTGATCCAAAATATCCAAAGGGCTACCCATTAGAGCATTTTATTGGAAACTGTTGTCCTGATGGTATAACTTCAGTTGCAGAAGGAGTCACTTTAACTTTAGAAAATATAGTTTCAGACTATCCCTCCAAACCTGTTTTAGCAGATCATGGAGTTCCCGAACACGATGTGTTTAAACGTATTACTGATGAAGAATATAAAGATTTCTATAGTTTAGTGTCAGATGCCGCCTTATTGGCAAGAGAGGCGCTGGATTGTAAAGATAAAGTTGCTAGCATTAATTTATGGAGAGATTTATTCGGTCCCAAATTTCCAGAACCACCATCATACGTAAATGAAACTCAAAATAGCTCCTTTACTAAAAGAGAAGCACCTACATCTCATGTATCAGGCGGGAGATTTGGATGA
- a CDS encoding alpha/beta fold hydrolase yields MRVKNAQLYEVSEKNNNIAVIFVHGLGGHPIKTWRKNELSKSLPELLRDDVALNELDFYSYGYVTGKTTSKYDFTDAAELLSSDIQAQLKNKDIVFVAHSMGGLIVQKYIINLIEKFDMNNLKKVKGAVYLSVPFQGSKWASMFSKVLVNKQIKSMRKANPLLVKLENSWQKYFFRGGDENLPDNLKHTIPQIAFHGAQDQVVSNVSASPLYIGAKIYKVDQNHRSICKVDEKSSVFKSIKNFLADVKKTSEPEAMILHVHGYEKQEYPIQPDVELDWTKYFDSSAKPRVLPKLDEWSTKLSPQLKLATETWSQNWVKKGGRVRIYAKLCLPGGLLIGNRFSRTKGAIVEVEHYNQMWSSEKVDKTFKAITKRTPGNNSQSKRAIIVLSVTSNIQPQVEKYLEKVNEDYCLLVNISPPNGADQESIKNNEEAVAYAKGVKAVADDLNRQGIEEVYLFLNCPFSVAVFVGHHLTATCHIQVFDYAVPDYTLSCRL; encoded by the coding sequence ATGAGAGTAAAGAATGCTCAATTATACGAAGTATCAGAGAAAAATAATAATATAGCTGTTATATTCGTTCATGGATTGGGTGGACACCCTATTAAGACATGGAGAAAAAATGAGCTTTCAAAAAGCCTGCCCGAATTACTAAGAGATGATGTTGCTCTCAATGAGCTAGATTTCTATAGTTATGGTTATGTAACAGGAAAAACAACATCAAAGTACGACTTTACTGATGCAGCAGAATTGCTCTCTAGTGATATTCAAGCCCAGCTGAAAAATAAAGATATTGTCTTTGTAGCGCATAGTATGGGGGGCTTAATCGTTCAAAAATATATTATAAATCTTATTGAAAAATTTGACATGAATAACTTGAAGAAAGTTAAAGGAGCTGTATACCTGTCGGTTCCCTTTCAGGGCTCCAAGTGGGCTTCTATGTTTTCTAAAGTACTTGTTAATAAACAAATAAAGTCCATGAGGAAGGCTAATCCATTACTTGTGAAATTGGAGAATAGTTGGCAAAAATATTTCTTCCGTGGAGGTGATGAAAATTTACCAGATAATCTTAAGCATACAATACCTCAAATCGCTTTTCATGGAGCTCAAGATCAAGTTGTATCCAATGTTTCAGCATCACCCCTATATATTGGTGCGAAAATATATAAAGTTGATCAAAATCATAGAAGTATTTGTAAAGTTGACGAAAAAAGTTCAGTGTTCAAAAGTATCAAAAATTTTTTGGCTGACGTAAAAAAAACTTCGGAACCTGAAGCTATGATTCTTCATGTTCATGGATATGAGAAGCAAGAATACCCTATTCAGCCTGATGTTGAACTAGACTGGACCAAGTATTTTGATAGTTCGGCTAAACCAAGAGTACTCCCCAAGTTAGATGAATGGAGTACCAAATTGAGTCCTCAATTAAAGTTGGCTACAGAAACTTGGTCACAGAACTGGGTTAAAAAAGGTGGGCGTGTTCGTATATACGCCAAACTTTGTCTACCAGGAGGACTTTTAATCGGTAACAGATTTAGTCGAACTAAAGGAGCGATCGTCGAGGTTGAACATTATAATCAAATGTGGTCCTCTGAGAAAGTGGATAAAACTTTTAAAGCTATTACTAAGCGCACACCAGGCAATAATAGTCAAAGTAAAAGAGCCATTATTGTTTTAAGTGTTACAAGCAATATTCAGCCACAAGTAGAAAAGTATCTTGAAAAAGTTAATGAAGACTATTGTTTATTAGTTAATATCTCTCCACCCAATGGAGCTGATCAAGAAAGCATTAAAAATAATGAGGAAGCTGTAGCGTATGCTAAGGGTGTAAAGGCTGTAGCTGATGATTTAAACAGACAAGGGATTGAAGAGGTCTACTTATTCTTAAATTGTCCTTTTAGCGTTGCTGTATTTGTCGGTCATCATCTGACTGCCACTTGCCATATTCAAGTGTTCGATTACGCTGTACCTGATTACACACTATCTTGTCGATTGTAA
- a CDS encoding helix-turn-helix domain-containing protein has translation MDLSYNLKAKREEHHFSQEDVAKVLNISRQSISKWENGNCYPDLDNLIKLSDLYKISLDELIKGDKSLQEKIIIKESGEKYYKWPWWIIFPIFGMLYAIISMILDHF, from the coding sequence ATGGATTTATCTTATAATTTGAAAGCAAAAAGAGAGGAACATCATTTTTCTCAAGAAGATGTAGCAAAAGTTTTAAATATCTCTAGACAATCCATTTCTAAATGGGAGAACGGAAATTGTTATCCTGATCTGGATAATTTGATTAAATTAAGTGATTTATACAAGATTTCGTTAGATGAATTAATTAAAGGGGACAAGTCCTTGCAAGAAAAAATTATCATAAAAGAATCTGGAGAAAAGTATTATAAATGGCCTTGGTGGATTATCTTCCCTATATTCGGAATGCTATATGCAATAATTTCTATGATTTTAGACCATTTTTAA
- a CDS encoding ParM/StbA family protein: MKLQAKVTNDNGNSEQALIINDELIRQPNTYALELAYKRVGDKSIEELVENLYENLFVSIQSPALDFPGQYYIGKAAIDKGTTKQNMNAGKEYKADSAIPVVNTIGNIAAWAVKTSFNKKGKLAKDLEVTVDMTTALPVTEYKLGSKHNKEFENKFMEGTHTAVVFLGEEKVNVKINFDFVKVLPEGTAVLFYLNHLSKNHEVLQDFAKKYDIKPIDGKYFQDKRLLHVDIGDGTTELPITRHMAFDEDKAEGLNMGIAHAIVQAMNLFTSQETGYAGLNRQKFSEYLKDAENHSYEAPKAHSYMQIALQPVISEIINKIKEQLDKAYNEIDVVVVYGGGSILMKDLMEPLLEKELGRRKGGQIKLFWVPKAYAPLMNVEGMDAFMKLGMFDRVKEAVLASN, encoded by the coding sequence ATGAAATTACAAGCTAAAGTAACAAACGATAATGGGAATAGTGAACAAGCACTTATTATTAATGATGAGTTAATTCGTCAACCTAATACATACGCGTTGGAACTTGCTTACAAACGAGTAGGTGACAAATCTATTGAAGAATTAGTAGAAAACTTATATGAAAATCTATTTGTTTCAATTCAATCACCAGCTCTAGATTTTCCTGGTCAATACTACATCGGAAAAGCAGCGATTGATAAAGGAACTACTAAACAAAATATGAATGCTGGTAAAGAATATAAAGCAGACTCGGCTATTCCGGTTGTTAATACGATTGGAAATATTGCAGCATGGGCGGTTAAAACGAGCTTTAACAAGAAGGGTAAACTAGCAAAAGATCTTGAGGTTACGGTTGATATGACAACAGCGTTGCCTGTCACTGAATATAAACTTGGGTCTAAGCACAACAAAGAGTTTGAAAACAAATTCATGGAGGGGACACATACGGCGGTTGTTTTCTTAGGAGAAGAAAAAGTAAACGTCAAGATCAACTTTGACTTTGTTAAGGTTCTACCTGAGGGCACCGCAGTCCTTTTTTATCTTAACCACCTTAGTAAGAACCATGAAGTATTGCAAGACTTTGCGAAGAAATATGATATTAAACCAATCGATGGGAAGTATTTTCAAGATAAGCGCTTATTGCATGTAGATATCGGAGACGGTACAACAGAGCTTCCTATTACCCGTCATATGGCATTTGATGAAGATAAAGCAGAAGGGTTAAATATGGGGATTGCTCACGCTATCGTGCAAGCAATGAACCTATTTACATCTCAAGAAACAGGATATGCAGGCTTGAATCGCCAAAAGTTTAGTGAATACCTAAAAGACGCTGAAAATCATTCATACGAAGCACCTAAAGCTCACAGTTATATGCAAATTGCCTTACAACCTGTTATTTCAGAAATTATTAACAAAATTAAAGAGCAACTAGATAAGGCATACAATGAAATCGATGTTGTCGTTGTCTACGGTGGTGGATCTATCTTAATGAAAGACTTGATGGAACCTTTACTTGAAAAAGAGCTTGGACGACGCAAAGGTGGACAGATCAAGTTATTCTGGGTACCAAAAGCATATGCACCATTAATGAACGTAGAGGGTATGGATGCATTCATGAAACTAGGCATGTTTGATCGTGTAAAAGAAGCAGTGTTGGCATCTAACTAA
- a CDS encoding replication-relaxation family protein has translation MSTKVKRKFFTLGINRRGINLSQAELDILLFLYEHRTLTAPQMYRILANKEPSMKFPTFRRRLSQKYIKYDVVAAEQYSLGQKGFNFNYYRISHTGLDILMSEGLLTEDKHRYQMKRLATMKHVDHYLTIQEVVTSIIAKGLEHDKPLRSIRPLEYLGNDQISSKDTVVPDWVIGYNDTYLMIELDMGTEQLSLVDEKILKYKQEALQNPDKTYKVLVVELDESMNLRFVPSNRERRVGNMKQKLMYSKALGVENLDVYVMPLYRAYELGYKLLMGDRPYTKAFIEGDMQHLLKNLNANSIFGFTLEPIMDEFVYIPSPNYPVRADMVCHLVNEAGHYIETIMFLFIEEGSVESMATLDLLNEYVKKGLTQVPIQRIIAIYENEEEMNGDIIGIDYKNVYFGNSASYGYTGQEPTFYRLVSPYRKEGRALLEWKY, from the coding sequence GTGAGTACGAAGGTAAAAAGGAAATTCTTTACGTTAGGTATTAATCGACGTGGAATTAATCTATCTCAAGCAGAGTTGGATATATTATTGTTTCTCTACGAACATCGAACATTAACAGCACCTCAAATGTATCGTATTCTGGCGAACAAGGAACCTAGTATGAAGTTTCCAACTTTTAGACGTCGATTATCGCAGAAATACATCAAATACGATGTAGTAGCAGCCGAACAGTATTCATTGGGACAGAAAGGGTTTAATTTTAACTACTACCGCATTAGTCACACAGGGTTAGATATTTTAATGAGCGAGGGATTGCTCACGGAAGATAAGCATCGATATCAAATGAAACGATTGGCAACGATGAAACATGTGGATCACTACCTCACCATACAAGAAGTGGTGACAAGTATCATCGCAAAGGGACTTGAACATGATAAACCGTTACGATCCATTCGTCCATTAGAGTATCTAGGGAATGATCAAATCTCTTCTAAGGATACGGTAGTACCAGATTGGGTGATTGGTTATAACGACACCTATTTAATGATTGAGTTGGATATGGGGACAGAGCAATTAAGCCTCGTAGACGAAAAGATACTGAAGTATAAACAAGAAGCGCTTCAAAATCCTGATAAAACGTATAAGGTATTGGTTGTAGAATTAGATGAATCGATGAACTTGCGCTTTGTACCAAGCAATCGTGAACGCCGGGTGGGTAATATGAAACAAAAGCTGATGTATTCGAAAGCGCTAGGTGTAGAAAACCTTGACGTGTATGTTATGCCGCTTTACCGTGCCTATGAGTTAGGTTACAAGTTGTTGATGGGTGACCGCCCTTATACAAAAGCATTTATAGAAGGAGACATGCAACATCTTCTAAAGAATCTCAATGCAAACAGTATCTTTGGTTTTACACTTGAACCTATTATGGATGAGTTTGTGTACATTCCATCGCCTAACTATCCAGTACGAGCTGATATGGTCTGTCATTTAGTAAACGAAGCCGGTCATTATATTGAAACCATCATGTTCCTGTTTATCGAAGAGGGATCAGTGGAGAGTATGGCAACCTTAGATTTACTAAATGAATACGTAAAAAAAGGTCTTACACAAGTTCCGATTCAGCGCATTATTGCGATTTACGAAAATGAAGAGGAAATGAACGGCGATATTATTGGGATTGATTATAAGAATGTGTATTTCGGCAATAGTGCTAGTTATGGCTATACAGGACAGGAGCCTACATTTTATAGGTTAGTCTCTCCATATCGAAAAGAAGGGAGGGCTTTGCTTGAATGGAAGTATTAA
- a CDS encoding type IV secretory system conjugative DNA transfer family protein, with protein MNGSIKKYLPIGISHVSLIASVFFLIKYAANYFFVVLNQIKQEDLSFPLLGDPLHPTLIGMALTTIFMIGSWLFSTKVAFYKKTSPKAVYFLTVFMAVAFHFLWYATAPVYRTVIPYLEDLASKASIGKLSFEAVLLQNTDQLMTILILLPGIIGAFILLWMGGLVTRDQKEIMERFAEYEFVSAKLQKFVKVESQADQLPDVVLGPDSKTKEQVIIPGQDRTLNGIIVGSIGTGKTAALVLPLINQDLHWMAKFINDYPELSKREDFHTEEVKGRYLNGITVIEPSNDLCQKAYKLVQAHNIPTESVFYIDPTNKDTPCINPLEGPVERVAESLAMVVEGLGDGARDFFGQSQRNHLKYYVYLLKLYDPENEPTFDMLIDMYNDAQLVRHMHVQLKALIPADWETYTDRDERNHWHIVKGVDDWFEMNHLPQADRAGNVEKIKDGKYRGEVKYYDAEAEYVKGLRNILNDLAANKLIRRVLFGKSNFSMDAHLENGGVLLVNTAKGEMQNLSNVFGKIVLLSVQNAVFRRTPASSTYHAIYCDEFPDYVYQSFREFPAQSRKYKAIITVVTQTIAQLADHYGEYYMHTLLTTLRNKMVYADVSEFDANVFSRLFHENSRFEESTSEQSVSPMQDNPMTRMGSSYKQTREAIMSPDDILAQREFQCAVKIVKKNRSMPVKQIDANFVPKEEFKKAIIQVDDERAVYWLERRRELLQQGTVELVGETVEESTEREQALLEQFQEERKLTLQQAGLDPVIVEANTSRQPARQPRKEIRFKPIDRPVEKRVETAAPSIQSSRDVSIHNQDVSVPRVEDRKPQQEPRQEEKREFPQTIQVEKAPVIAERVEEDEKDVVSHIPPDKPNTFTNSDTQGDVSPVNTSQDVLEFNDDLLWMESIKTPVIEETNPIPEDMTAKGEPASQEKGDSTSITKDQEDLLDELMTELT; from the coding sequence TTGAATGGAAGTATTAAGAAATACCTCCCTATTGGTATTAGTCATGTATCGCTGATAGCTAGTGTGTTCTTCCTTATCAAGTACGCAGCCAATTACTTTTTCGTGGTACTGAATCAAATTAAACAAGAGGATTTATCGTTTCCTTTACTAGGTGATCCCCTTCATCCGACCTTGATTGGTATGGCGCTTACTACTATCTTCATGATTGGATCGTGGTTGTTTTCGACGAAGGTAGCTTTTTATAAGAAGACGTCGCCAAAAGCCGTCTATTTCTTAACGGTATTTATGGCCGTTGCCTTTCACTTCTTATGGTATGCAACGGCACCTGTCTATCGTACAGTAATTCCATACTTGGAGGATCTAGCGAGTAAAGCATCCATTGGTAAGTTATCATTTGAGGCAGTGTTACTACAGAATACCGATCAGCTTATGACGATTCTTATCCTCTTACCAGGTATCATCGGTGCTTTTATCCTTCTATGGATGGGTGGATTAGTAACGCGAGATCAAAAAGAGATTATGGAGCGCTTTGCGGAATATGAATTTGTGTCTGCTAAACTACAAAAATTCGTCAAAGTCGAATCTCAAGCGGATCAACTGCCGGATGTAGTGTTAGGGCCTGATTCGAAGACAAAGGAACAAGTCATTATCCCAGGGCAAGACCGAACATTAAATGGGATTATTGTAGGGAGTATCGGGACAGGTAAAACAGCGGCGCTAGTTTTACCCCTTATTAATCAGGATTTACACTGGATGGCTAAATTCATCAATGATTATCCAGAGCTATCTAAACGAGAGGATTTTCATACGGAAGAGGTAAAGGGACGTTATTTGAATGGAATTACCGTCATCGAGCCATCAAATGACCTTTGCCAAAAGGCATACAAGCTTGTACAGGCTCATAACATTCCCACAGAGAGTGTGTTCTATATTGATCCAACGAATAAAGACACCCCCTGTATTAATCCATTAGAGGGACCGGTTGAAAGGGTAGCTGAATCCCTTGCTATGGTGGTAGAAGGGTTAGGGGACGGAGCGCGTGACTTCTTCGGTCAATCACAACGTAACCATTTAAAGTATTATGTGTATCTCTTGAAGCTGTATGACCCAGAAAACGAACCAACCTTCGATATGTTGATCGACATGTACAATGATGCACAACTAGTCCGACACATGCACGTTCAATTAAAAGCGCTGATTCCTGCTGATTGGGAAACGTACACAGATCGTGACGAGCGCAATCACTGGCACATCGTAAAAGGAGTCGATGATTGGTTTGAAATGAATCATTTACCGCAGGCAGATCGTGCAGGGAATGTAGAGAAAATTAAAGACGGGAAGTATCGTGGAGAAGTGAAGTACTACGATGCGGAAGCCGAGTATGTAAAAGGACTACGTAACATTCTGAATGACCTTGCAGCCAATAAGTTGATTCGCCGTGTGTTATTTGGTAAATCCAATTTTAGTATGGATGCGCACTTGGAGAATGGAGGCGTACTCCTTGTGAATACAGCAAAAGGGGAAATGCAGAACCTGAGTAACGTATTTGGGAAGATTGTTTTATTATCTGTACAAAACGCAGTCTTTCGCCGTACACCAGCGTCCTCGACATACCATGCCATCTACTGCGATGAGTTTCCCGATTATGTCTATCAGTCGTTTCGTGAGTTCCCAGCGCAAAGCCGTAAGTATAAGGCTATTATTACCGTGGTTACCCAAACGATCGCACAGCTTGCGGATCACTATGGGGAGTACTACATGCATACTCTTTTAACCACCTTACGTAACAAAATGGTTTACGCAGACGTCTCAGAATTTGATGCCAATGTATTTTCGCGCTTATTCCATGAGAATAGTCGCTTTGAGGAATCAACGTCGGAACAATCTGTATCACCGATGCAGGATAACCCTATGACGCGTATGGGTAGCTCCTATAAGCAAACAAGAGAAGCGATTATGAGCCCAGACGATATTTTGGCTCAACGTGAGTTCCAATGTGCCGTAAAGATCGTGAAGAAGAATCGATCGATGCCAGTTAAACAGATCGATGCGAACTTCGTACCGAAAGAAGAATTTAAGAAAGCGATTATCCAAGTAGATGATGAACGAGCCGTCTACTGGCTAGAACGACGTCGTGAGCTTCTACAGCAGGGTACGGTGGAATTAGTAGGGGAAACAGTGGAAGAGTCAACAGAGCGTGAACAAGCGCTTCTGGAGCAGTTCCAAGAAGAACGCAAATTGACTTTACAGCAGGCAGGGCTTGATCCTGTTATTGTGGAAGCAAATACGTCGCGTCAACCAGCAAGGCAGCCGAGAAAGGAAATTCGGTTTAAGCCTATAGATCGACCAGTTGAAAAGCGTGTTGAAACGGCCGCTCCTTCCATTCAATCATCGAGAGACGTCTCCATTCATAATCAAGACGTCTCTGTACCGAGAGTGGAAGATCGTAAGCCACAACAAGAACCAAGGCAAGAAGAAAAGCGAGAGTTTCCGCAAACAATACAGGTCGAGAAAGCGCCTGTTATAGCTGAACGGGTGGAGGAAGATGAAAAAGATGTTGTTTCACACATACCGCCAGACAAACCAAACACCTTTACGAACAGTGATACACAAGGAGACGTCTCACCTGTGAACACTTCACAAGACGTCTTGGAATTTAATGATGATCTATTGTGGATGGAGTCCATTAAGACACCTGTCATCGAGGAAACAAATCCGATACCTGAAGACATGACAGCGAAGGGTGAACCCGCTTCACAGGAAAAGGGAGATTCTACATCGATTACGAAAGATCAAGAAGACTTATTAGATGAACTTATGACAGAATTAACGTAA
- a CDS encoding 30S ribosomal protein S1, which yields MEKTWNEENLQSLAEARRTNQILTAVVYGVQTMKLPITENGKVISREVETAIFMLPGGVTAYCPVNEFSDYEYRSLAGFAGTKQQVLIDRLDLDHQIAMVSVKKADELLAQKLWNEMKYLQDNEQLTTKVYDATIVGFNEKNEHIHLKMNGARAFMVRNDWDHGRVRDLGEQFDRGEHVEVKVVRFDEERQMIQVSRKATIDDPFAKLDELAKMDTIAGVIDSVHPIHGIFVKLSNGLVVKGMKPRDLAEPTVGEVVTCKVREINREQRRAKVVIVAYPRGKKKRKDITDFLFS from the coding sequence GTGGAAAAGACATGGAATGAAGAAAATTTACAATCGTTAGCCGAAGCAAGACGTACCAATCAGATTTTAACGGCAGTAGTGTATGGGGTACAAACAATGAAGTTACCCATCACTGAAAACGGAAAGGTCATCAGTCGTGAAGTGGAAACAGCCATCTTCATGTTACCTGGTGGTGTAACAGCTTACTGCCCAGTCAACGAGTTCTCAGATTATGAATATCGAAGCCTAGCGGGTTTTGCAGGTACCAAGCAACAGGTACTCATTGACCGATTAGACTTGGATCATCAAATTGCTATGGTGTCGGTTAAGAAGGCGGACGAACTGCTTGCACAGAAGTTGTGGAATGAAATGAAGTATCTACAAGATAATGAGCAGCTGACTACAAAGGTATATGACGCAACCATCGTCGGATTTAATGAGAAGAACGAACATATTCACTTAAAAATGAACGGAGCACGTGCCTTCATGGTACGTAATGACTGGGATCATGGCCGTGTCCGTGATTTAGGGGAACAATTCGACCGCGGGGAACATGTTGAAGTAAAAGTGGTGCGCTTTGATGAAGAGCGTCAAATGATTCAAGTGTCACGTAAAGCAACGATTGACGATCCATTTGCCAAGTTAGATGAATTAGCGAAGATGGATACGATTGCAGGAGTAATTGATTCAGTGCATCCGATTCATGGGATTTTCGTCAAACTAAGCAATGGGCTTGTGGTTAAAGGAATGAAGCCTCGTGATTTAGCAGAACCAACGGTGGGGGAAGTCGTAACATGCAAAGTACGTGAGATTAACCGTGAACAACGAAGAGCCAAAGTCGTTATTGTCGCGTACCCTCGTGGTAAAAAGAAGCGCAAGGATATTACAGATTTCCTTTTTAGCTGA